A genomic region of Herbaspirillum sp. DW155 contains the following coding sequences:
- the norR gene encoding nitric oxide reductase transcriptional regulator NorR has product MTSKALLDALLPLVADLSRQIDDRERYRRLLQTLRTLFPCDAAALLRLEGDVLVPLAIDGLSGDTLGRRFRIADHPRFGVLLANAVPTRFPADSPLPDPYDGLVDGLNDVHSGALEVHDCMGCALAVNGRPWGLVTLDALGAGRFDGVDMASLQAFAALAAATVNVAGRIDELAQAGEQARQRAEAYRLGLEESRGKRELIGQSAAHRQLMEEIRMAAPSDMTVLVSGETGTGKELVAHALHAASPRAHKPMISLNCAALPDTLVESELFGHVRGAFSGAVADRRGKFEMADGGTLFLDEVGELPLAVQAKLLRVLQSGQLQRVGSDREHRVDVRLIAATNRDLAEEVKRGHFRADFYHRLSVFPIRVPPLRERGRDVLLLAGYFLEQNRARLGLSSLRLSADAQRALLDYSWPGNIRELEHLVGRSALRALASQPQRPRILTLDAQSLELDHPPIAPIAQPENGLGVAPGRAAPPVTGLREAVERFERKLVSDSLQRHDGNLAATARELGVDRANLNRLAKRLGLR; this is encoded by the coding sequence ATGACCTCAAAAGCCTTGCTGGACGCCTTGCTCCCCCTGGTCGCCGATCTTTCGCGCCAGATCGATGACCGCGAGCGTTACCGCCGCCTGTTGCAGACCTTGCGCACGCTCTTTCCCTGCGATGCCGCCGCCTTGTTGCGGCTGGAAGGGGACGTGCTGGTGCCGCTGGCCATCGACGGGCTCTCCGGCGATACCCTGGGCCGGCGCTTCCGCATCGCCGATCACCCGCGCTTCGGCGTGCTGCTGGCCAACGCGGTGCCGACGCGCTTTCCGGCCGACTCGCCCTTGCCGGACCCCTACGATGGTCTGGTCGATGGCTTGAACGATGTCCACTCGGGCGCACTGGAAGTGCACGATTGCATGGGCTGCGCGCTGGCCGTCAATGGCCGTCCCTGGGGGCTGGTCACGCTCGATGCGCTGGGCGCCGGCCGTTTCGACGGGGTGGACATGGCCTCGCTGCAAGCCTTTGCCGCGCTGGCAGCGGCCACGGTGAACGTGGCCGGGCGCATCGATGAGCTGGCGCAGGCCGGCGAGCAGGCGCGCCAGCGCGCCGAAGCCTACCGGCTGGGGCTGGAAGAAAGCCGGGGCAAGCGCGAACTGATCGGCCAGAGTGCCGCTCACCGGCAGCTGATGGAGGAGATCCGCATGGCCGCCCCCAGCGACATGACGGTTCTGGTCAGCGGCGAAACCGGCACCGGCAAGGAGCTGGTGGCGCATGCCCTGCATGCTGCCTCGCCGCGCGCCCACAAGCCCATGATCAGCCTGAACTGCGCCGCCTTGCCCGACACTCTGGTGGAAAGCGAACTGTTCGGTCACGTGCGCGGCGCCTTCTCGGGCGCGGTGGCCGACCGGCGCGGTAAGTTCGAGATGGCCGATGGCGGCACCCTGTTCCTGGATGAAGTGGGCGAACTGCCTCTGGCGGTGCAGGCCAAGCTGCTGCGCGTGCTGCAGAGCGGGCAGTTGCAGCGCGTCGGCTCGGACCGTGAGCATCGTGTGGACGTGCGCCTGATCGCCGCCACCAACCGCGACCTGGCCGAGGAGGTCAAGCGCGGCCATTTCCGGGCGGATTTCTATCATCGGCTTTCCGTCTTTCCCATCCGCGTGCCGCCGCTGCGCGAGCGCGGCCGCGACGTCTTGCTGCTGGCGGGCTATTTCCTGGAGCAGAACCGGGCGCGGCTGGGCTTGTCCAGCCTGCGCCTGTCGGCCGATGCGCAGCGCGCGCTGCTGGACTATTCCTGGCCCGGCAACATCCGCGAACTGGAGCACCTCGTCGGTCGCAGCGCCTTGCGGGCGCTGGCCTCGCAGCCGCAGCGGCCGCGCATCCTGACGCTCGATGCGCAGTCACTGGAACTGGATCACCCTCCGATCGCGCCCATCGCCCAGCCCGAGAATGGCCTGGGCGTCGCGCCAGGCCGTGCGGCGCCGCCAGTGACAGGCTTGCGCGAGGCCGTGGAGCGCTTTGAGCGCAAGCTGGTCAGCGACAGCCTGCAGCGTCACGATGGCAATCTGGCGGCCACCGCCCGCGAGCTGGGCGTGGACCGGGCCAACCTGAACCGCCTGGCCAAGCGCCTCGGCTTGCGCTGA
- the glgB gene encoding 1,4-alpha-glucan branching protein GlgB encodes MSGMSVTAYRAPTGPMEASSDASSAPPSHCPHPLEQTALTLSFDEQGLLEALLAGRLSQPFSLLGPRYASQPGGLCAIRTFHPGAAAVRVRCRHSAALLGELQQFDLHGQPSGFFSGLATGLDQRRHQVPYVLEVDWLIPDGQRSVQSTEDPYAFGLLLGELDLHLLQEGRHRQLADCLGARPMEIDGVPGTRFAVWAPNAERVSVVGDFNQWDGRRHVMHLRHEAGVWELFIPRIGPGDVYKYEILGRDGVLLPLKADPVARATEVPPATASVVADARPYLWQDQQWMAERAQRQSLSAPMSIYELHPASWRRVPEQAHRNLSWDELADQLIPYVAGMGFTHIELMPVMEHPFGGSWGYQPISMFAPSARFGKPERFAAFVDRCHQAGIGVLLDWVPAHFPSDQHGLAQFDGTALYEHADPREGFHQDWNTLIFNLGRNEVRGFLIASALEWIEHFHVDGLRVDAVASMLYRDYSRKSGEWVPNIHGGRENLEAVAFLRELNTVVAQRCPGVLMIAEESTSWPGVTSEVRNEADHHGLGFSYKWNMGWMNDTLRYMQHDPLFRRYHHHDMTFGLLYGFSENFILPISHDEVVHGKRALLNKMPGDEWRRFANLRAYYGFMWTHPGKKLLFMGSEFGQPDEFDHDKSPYWHLLDEHGGHPAGHRQLRQLVSDLNHLYRSEPALHQRDCRADGFSWAVGDDSVNSVLAYFRYADEGPPVLIVVNLTPVPRTGYRIGVPPIDPGHHGVWREVLNTDAAVYGGSNSGNMGQVEVQEFGWHGHPTSIELNLPPLSTLILRRESQQ; translated from the coding sequence ATGTCCGGCATGTCTGTCACGGCGTACAGGGCTCCGACCGGGCCGATGGAGGCGTCTTCGGACGCCAGCTCCGCGCCCCCCTCTCATTGCCCTCATCCCTTGGAACAAACCGCCTTGACCCTTTCCTTTGACGAGCAGGGCCTCTTGGAAGCCTTGCTGGCCGGCCGCCTGAGCCAGCCCTTCAGCCTGCTCGGTCCGCGCTATGCCAGCCAGCCCGGTGGCCTCTGTGCCATCCGCACCTTCCATCCCGGCGCGGCGGCCGTGCGCGTGCGCTGCCGCCACAGCGCTGCACTGCTGGGCGAGCTGCAGCAATTTGATCTGCATGGACAGCCCAGCGGCTTCTTCAGTGGCCTGGCTACCGGCCTGGACCAGCGCCGCCATCAGGTGCCGTATGTGCTGGAAGTGGACTGGCTGATCCCGGATGGCCAGCGCAGCGTACAAAGCACCGAAGATCCGTACGCCTTCGGCCTGCTGCTCGGCGAACTCGACCTGCATCTGCTGCAGGAAGGCCGTCACCGCCAGCTGGCCGATTGCCTGGGCGCACGTCCCATGGAGATCGATGGCGTACCCGGCACCCGCTTTGCAGTGTGGGCGCCCAATGCCGAGCGCGTCTCGGTGGTGGGTGACTTCAACCAGTGGGACGGGCGCCGCCACGTCATGCACCTGCGTCATGAAGCGGGCGTGTGGGAGCTGTTCATCCCGCGCATCGGTCCCGGCGACGTCTACAAATACGAGATCCTCGGCCGCGACGGTGTGCTGCTGCCGCTCAAGGCCGACCCGGTGGCGCGCGCCACCGAAGTGCCGCCCGCCACGGCCTCGGTGGTGGCCGATGCGCGGCCCTATCTCTGGCAAGACCAGCAGTGGATGGCCGAGCGTGCGCAGCGCCAGTCGTTGTCGGCGCCGATGTCTATCTACGAACTGCATCCCGCTTCCTGGCGCCGCGTGCCGGAACAGGCTCACCGCAACCTGAGCTGGGATGAACTGGCCGACCAGTTGATTCCTTACGTGGCCGGCATGGGCTTTACCCATATCGAACTGATGCCGGTGATGGAGCACCCCTTCGGCGGCTCCTGGGGCTACCAACCCATCAGCATGTTTGCGCCCAGTGCCCGCTTCGGCAAGCCGGAGCGCTTCGCCGCCTTCGTCGACCGCTGCCACCAGGCCGGCATCGGCGTGCTGCTGGACTGGGTGCCGGCGCATTTCCCCAGCGACCAGCATGGTCTGGCGCAGTTCGACGGCACTGCCTTGTACGAACATGCCGACCCGCGCGAGGGATTCCATCAGGACTGGAATACGCTGATCTTCAACCTCGGCCGCAATGAAGTGCGCGGCTTCCTCATCGCCAGCGCGCTGGAGTGGATCGAGCATTTCCACGTCGACGGCCTGCGCGTGGATGCGGTGGCCTCGATGCTCTACCGCGACTACAGCCGCAAGTCCGGCGAATGGGTGCCCAACATCCACGGCGGGCGCGAAAACCTGGAGGCCGTGGCCTTCCTGCGCGAACTCAATACCGTGGTGGCGCAGCGCTGCCCGGGCGTGCTGATGATCGCCGAGGAATCGACCTCCTGGCCGGGTGTGACGTCGGAAGTCAGGAATGAAGCCGATCATCATGGCCTCGGCTTCAGCTACAAGTGGAACATGGGCTGGATGAACGACACCCTGCGCTACATGCAGCATGACCCGCTGTTCCGTCGTTATCACCATCACGATATGACATTCGGTTTGTTATATGGATTCTCGGAAAACTTCATCTTGCCGATATCGCACGATGAGGTGGTCCACGGCAAGCGCGCCCTGTTGAACAAGATGCCCGGCGACGAATGGCGGCGCTTTGCCAACCTGCGGGCCTATTACGGATTCATGTGGACCCATCCCGGCAAGAAGCTGCTGTTCATGGGCAGCGAGTTCGGCCAGCCTGACGAATTCGATCACGACAAGTCGCCTTACTGGCACCTGCTCGACGAGCACGGCGGCCATCCCGCCGGCCACCGCCAGTTGCGCCAGCTGGTCAGCGACCTCAACCATCTCTATCGCAGCGAACCGGCCTTGCACCAGCGCGATTGCCGCGCCGACGGTTTCTCCTGGGCGGTGGGCGACGATAGCGTCAACAGCGTGCTGGCGTATTTCCGCTATGCCGATGAGGGACCACCGGTGCTGATCGTGGTCAACCTGACGCCGGTGCCGCGCACCGGTTACCGCATCGGCGTGCCGCCGATTGACCCCGGTCATCACGGCGTCTGGCGCGAAGTGCTCAACACCGATGCCGCCGTCTATGGCGGCAGCAACAGCGGCAACATGGGTCAGGTCGAGGTACAGGAGTTTGGCTGGCACGGCCACCCGACTTCCATCGAACTGAACCTGCCGCCGCTGTCCACCCTGATCCTGCGTAGAGAGTCCCAACAATGA
- the glgX gene encoding glycogen debranching protein GlgX: MSVAFPDRLLPGLPYPLGASSDGLGVNFAVFSANATRMDLCLFDPSGKRELKRITLPECTDEVWHGYLPGAAPGLVYGFRVHGPYEPTKGHRFNPNKLLLDPYARRLVGQVRWTDALYGYRLHSARADLSFDRRDSAAAMPKAMVTDDAFVWEHDRLPQVPWNKTVIYEAHVRGISKMREDLLPHERGTFAALSDPAFIDHLLRLGVTTLELMPVHAFLQDSFLIERGLSNYWGYSTLAYFAPEPSYMSTGDPNELRMAVRRLHSAGIEVILDVVYNHTSCGSELGPTMSFRGLDNASYFRLLPGQERYHINDTGCGNTLNLSHPRVLQMVLDSLRYWAQSFHIDGFRFDLGSTLGREPHGFDPGSGFFDALLQDPVLSRLKLISEPWDIGPGGYQLGNHPARFGEWNDKFRDDMRKFWKGDEAMRGGFAQRMLGSAELFEHNRRKPWASVNFIASHDGFTLRDLVSYNGKHNEANGENNNDGHNDNASYNWGAEGETDDPDIQATRACVQRSMLASTLLAQGTPMLLAGDEFHRSQGGNNNAYCQDNEISWINWEQARSPEGAALTAFVGRVTAIRRDFEVLRASYFLHGSQMVADGLPDVAWFDEAAQPVSSEDWNNPVARAITLQLAGKRLEPHKQLSSRLHDAANAAGADGPGEAQEVPPDVLMIFVNAGHEPIEFNFPRTEGEYFLLLDCAQPTGMPEEEGSQTRVDGSATVQVQAHTLQVFANRPLHLSSAIYPLAANEWIQRNEWGERA; this comes from the coding sequence ATGAGCGTCGCCTTTCCTGATCGCCTGCTGCCAGGCCTGCCTTATCCGCTGGGCGCCAGCTCCGATGGTCTCGGGGTCAATTTCGCGGTGTTCTCGGCCAATGCCACCCGCATGGACCTCTGCCTGTTCGACCCGTCCGGCAAGCGCGAACTCAAGCGCATCACCCTGCCCGAATGCACCGACGAAGTGTGGCACGGCTATCTGCCCGGCGCCGCCCCGGGCCTGGTTTACGGCTTCCGCGTCCACGGTCCCTACGAGCCCACCAAGGGCCATCGCTTCAATCCCAACAAGTTGCTGCTGGATCCTTACGCCAGGCGTCTGGTCGGCCAGGTGCGCTGGACCGATGCGCTCTACGGTTACCGCCTGCACTCGGCGCGCGCCGACCTGTCCTTCGACCGCCGCGACAGCGCCGCCGCCATGCCCAAGGCCATGGTCACCGATGACGCCTTCGTGTGGGAACATGACCGCCTGCCGCAGGTGCCCTGGAACAAGACCGTCATCTACGAAGCCCACGTCAGAGGCATCTCCAAAATGCGCGAAGACCTGCTGCCGCATGAGCGCGGCACCTTCGCCGCCTTGTCCGACCCGGCCTTCATCGACCACTTGCTGCGCCTGGGCGTGACCACCCTGGAGCTGATGCCGGTGCATGCGTTTCTGCAGGACAGCTTCCTCATTGAACGCGGCCTCTCCAATTACTGGGGCTACAGCACGCTCGCCTATTTCGCGCCCGAGCCTTCCTACATGTCCACGGGCGATCCCAACGAACTGCGCATGGCGGTGCGCCGCCTGCACAGCGCCGGCATCGAGGTGATCCTCGATGTGGTCTACAACCACACCAGCTGCGGCAGCGAACTCGGTCCCACGATGTCCTTCCGTGGCCTCGACAATGCCAGCTACTTCCGCCTGCTGCCGGGCCAGGAGCGTTACCACATCAACGACACCGGCTGCGGCAATACGCTGAACCTGTCGCATCCGCGCGTGCTGCAGATGGTGCTGGATTCACTGCGCTACTGGGCGCAATCCTTCCACATCGACGGCTTCCGTTTCGATCTGGGTTCGACGCTGGGGCGCGAGCCACATGGCTTCGATCCGGGTTCGGGCTTCTTCGATGCGCTGCTGCAGGATCCTGTGCTGTCGCGCCTGAAGCTCATCTCCGAACCCTGGGACATCGGCCCCGGCGGATACCAGCTTGGCAACCATCCCGCGCGCTTCGGCGAATGGAACGACAAGTTCCGCGACGACATGCGCAAGTTCTGGAAGGGTGACGAAGCCATGCGTGGTGGTTTCGCCCAGCGCATGCTGGGTTCGGCCGAACTGTTCGAGCACAACCGCCGCAAGCCCTGGGCCAGCGTCAACTTCATCGCCTCGCATGACGGTTTCACCCTGCGTGATCTGGTCAGCTACAACGGCAAGCACAACGAGGCCAACGGCGAGAACAACAACGACGGCCACAACGACAACGCCAGCTACAACTGGGGCGCCGAAGGCGAGACCGATGATCCCGACATCCAGGCCACCCGCGCCTGTGTGCAGCGTTCCATGCTGGCCTCTACGCTCTTGGCGCAGGGCACTCCCATGCTGCTGGCCGGGGACGAATTCCATCGCAGCCAGGGCGGCAACAACAATGCCTACTGCCAGGACAACGAGATTTCCTGGATCAACTGGGAGCAGGCCCGTTCCCCCGAAGGCGCGGCGCTGACCGCCTTTGTGGGTCGCGTGACGGCGATCCGGCGCGACTTCGAGGTGCTGCGCGCCAGCTATTTCCTGCACGGCAGCCAGATGGTGGCCGATGGCTTGCCCGATGTCGCCTGGTTCGACGAAGCGGCCCAGCCGGTCTCCAGCGAAGACTGGAACAACCCGGTGGCGCGCGCCATCACCCTGCAACTGGCGGGCAAGCGGCTGGAGCCGCACAAGCAACTGAGTTCGCGTCTGCACGATGCGGCTAATGCGGCGGGCGCCGATGGTCCGGGCGAGGCGCAGGAAGTCCCGCCTGACGTGCTGATGATCTTCGTCAACGCGGGTCACGAGCCCATCGAGTTCAACTTCCCCCGTACCGAAGGGGAGTACTTCCTCCTGCTCGACTGTGCGCAGCCCACCGGCATGCCGGAAGAAGAGGGCAGCCAGACCAGGGTGGATGGCAGCGCCACCGTGCAGGTCCAGGCCCACACGCTGCAGGTGTTTGCCAACCGGCCGCTGCACCTGTCCTCGGCCATCTATCCGCTGGCTGCCAATGAATGGATACAACGCAACGAATGGGGAGAACGCGCATGA
- the glgA gene encoding glycogen synthase GlgA — translation MQARVLLVSSEAVPLVKTGGLADVITALAVSLRKVGIDASILMPAYPEAVRNLGDTVQIGLKHGLPGGAGRLLRGIIPGTDVPALLLDTARFRQRGANPYLDSEGVEFNDNALCFADLSHAAVAICAGETSLPVPHVVHANDWHASLIPCLLKLRGLDHVGTMLTIHNLAFQGNFALESAEQIGIPQHLLTGDGVEYWGKLSFLKAGIRFSDCVSTVSRNYAHEIMTPRFGCGMDGILSFRKLDLRAIPNAIDADLWNPADDPLIARRFSVGNMKGKAACKRDLQKLFGLPVDPFAPVMGLGSRISHQKMADVVIEALPGIMARHPRLQVVVLGCGDHHYEAAFLDLAQRYRGRIAVHIGYDERRAHALHGGSDMLLHPTRFEPFGLTPLYAMRYGTIPIGSRVGGLVDTVCDVDLDPQHATGVLFEGETAADMQHAVARAFALYNDSERWQSLQRNAMSIDCDWAGPTRAYIEAYAHVADMAVRPLFVPRPVPVERPAAQARAHAQHERIPSPAAAIAAALAGVVGVPAAVAAA, via the coding sequence TTGCAAGCTCGAGTTCTGTTAGTCAGCTCAGAGGCTGTACCGCTCGTCAAGACCGGTGGCCTGGCCGACGTGATTACCGCGTTGGCGGTATCGCTGCGCAAAGTCGGCATCGATGCCAGCATCCTCATGCCCGCCTATCCGGAGGCGGTCCGCAATCTCGGCGACACGGTACAGATCGGCCTGAAACACGGTCTGCCCGGCGGCGCCGGCCGCCTCCTGCGCGGCATCATTCCCGGCACCGACGTGCCGGCCCTGCTGCTGGATACGGCACGGTTCCGCCAGCGCGGCGCCAATCCCTATCTCGACAGCGAGGGCGTGGAGTTCAACGACAACGCGCTGTGCTTTGCCGACCTGTCGCACGCCGCCGTGGCCATCTGCGCCGGTGAAACCAGCCTGCCTGTGCCGCACGTGGTGCATGCCAACGACTGGCACGCCAGTCTGATTCCCTGCCTCCTGAAACTGCGCGGGCTGGATCACGTCGGCACCATGCTGACCATCCACAATCTCGCCTTCCAGGGCAATTTCGCGCTGGAATCGGCTGAGCAGATCGGCATCCCCCAGCATCTGCTGACCGGCGACGGCGTGGAATACTGGGGCAAGCTGTCCTTCCTCAAGGCCGGTATCCGCTTCTCCGATTGCGTCTCCACCGTCAGCCGCAACTATGCGCACGAGATCATGACGCCGCGCTTCGGCTGCGGCATGGACGGCATTTTGTCCTTCCGCAAGCTCGATCTGCGCGCCATCCCCAATGCCATCGATGCCGACCTGTGGAATCCGGCTGACGACCCGCTCATCGCCCGCCGCTTCAGCGTGGGCAACATGAAGGGCAAGGCGGCCTGCAAGCGCGACCTGCAGAAGCTCTTCGGCCTGCCGGTTGATCCGTTTGCGCCGGTCATGGGGCTGGGGTCGCGCATCTCGCACCAGAAGATGGCCGATGTCGTGATCGAGGCACTGCCTGGCATCATGGCGCGCCATCCGCGCCTGCAGGTGGTGGTGCTGGGTTGCGGCGACCACCATTACGAAGCCGCCTTCCTTGATCTGGCGCAGCGCTATCGCGGTCGCATCGCGGTGCACATCGGCTACGACGAACGCCGCGCCCATGCGCTGCACGGGGGCAGCGACATGCTGCTGCATCCGACCCGCTTCGAACCCTTCGGCCTGACGCCGTTGTATGCGATGCGTTATGGCACCATCCCCATCGGCTCGCGCGTAGGCGGGCTGGTCGATACGGTGTGCGATGTCGATCTCGACCCGCAACACGCTACCGGTGTGCTCTTCGAGGGCGAGACTGCGGCCGACATGCAGCACGCTGTCGCACGCGCCTTCGCGCTCTACAACGACAGCGAACGCTGGCAGAGCCTGCAGCGCAATGCCATGAGCATCGACTGCGACTGGGCCGGTCCGACCCGCGCCTACATCGAGGCCTATGCGCATGTGGCTGACATGGCGGTGCGTCCGCTGTTCGTGCCGCGTCCGGTCCCCGTCGAGCGTCCTGCAGCCCAGGCGCGCGCTCACGCACAGCATGAGCGCATCCCCAGTCCGGCCGCTGCCATCGCTGCTGCGCTGGCAGGCGTAGTGGGCGTGCCGGCTGCGGTGGCCGCTGCCTGA
- a CDS encoding dodecin family protein — protein sequence MLRSKNGRLPYLSSSHAFLRKLLALADVASKDWFEVTQCRGHVEDGNIGHFQVGLKIGFRVET from the coding sequence TTGCTGCGCAGCAAAAACGGGCGTCTTCCGTATCTCTCGTCCTCGCACGCATTCCTACGCAAGCTGCTGGCATTGGCCGATGTCGCCAGCAAGGACTGGTTCGAGGTCACGCAATGTCGTGGCCATGTCGAGGACGGCAACATTGGTCATTTCCAGGTGGGTCTGAAGATCGGTTTCCGTGTCGAGACCTGA
- the treZ gene encoding malto-oligosyltrehalose trehalohydrolase, translating to MTARFSVNLPFGAQVTAPGRVRFRVWAPGAEAVEVEITGRGRLPMRAEDADSPAWYALETDCEPGTLYRYVFQTREQGEVIAPDPASRGQAGDVFDPSVVVDGRSFLWQYPQWQGRPWEDTVLYELHPGALGGFAGIQQRLAELAELGITAIELMPVAEFPGAHNWGYDGVLPFAPDASYGTPDQLKALIDTAHGLGMMVFLDVVYNHFGPDGNYLHSYAPQFFRHDMNTLWGATIDFRRPEVADFFTQNALYWLQEYRFDGLRLDAVHAICEQDWLVALGQRIRAEIGSERHVHLVLEHDGNAAHLLGYTAAVEAEAEVAEVGQVRERSSHVYDAQWNDDAHHVLHVLLTGEESGYYSAYAEAPAEKLARCLQQGFVYQGEVSPYSGEPRGEPSAGLPPTSFVNFLQNHDQIGNRAFGERLTVLAHPLAQHAAQALILLAPQVPMLFMGEEFCAVQPFLYFTSHRDEELVKAVREGRRREFARFPQFADPKLLEQIPDPNSFATFVSSIPEPGPAPGSAACLRRVAELLHIRKLHIAPYLRGARALDARAIGPKAVHARWQLGNGSVLNITLNLDEAPLQEALDDLAQPAGADVLFDSGGALDALATGSFPGHAILALREPQTAATETGRTA from the coding sequence ATGACGGCCCGCTTTTCCGTGAACCTGCCCTTTGGCGCCCAGGTGACCGCGCCCGGCCGGGTGCGCTTTCGCGTCTGGGCACCCGGTGCCGAGGCCGTGGAGGTGGAGATCACCGGACGCGGCCGGCTACCGATGAGGGCCGAGGATGCCGACTCGCCGGCCTGGTACGCGCTGGAAACCGACTGCGAACCCGGCACGCTGTACCGCTATGTCTTCCAGACCCGGGAACAGGGCGAGGTCATCGCGCCGGACCCGGCCTCGCGCGGGCAGGCTGGTGACGTCTTCGATCCCAGCGTGGTGGTGGACGGGCGATCCTTCCTGTGGCAGTACCCGCAATGGCAGGGCCGCCCGTGGGAAGACACCGTGCTCTACGAATTGCATCCGGGCGCCTTGGGCGGCTTTGCCGGCATCCAGCAGCGCCTGGCCGAACTGGCCGAGCTGGGCATCACCGCCATCGAACTGATGCCGGTGGCCGAATTCCCCGGCGCCCACAACTGGGGTTACGACGGCGTGCTGCCGTTCGCGCCTGATGCCAGCTATGGCACCCCGGACCAGCTCAAGGCACTCATCGATACGGCCCACGGGCTGGGCATGATGGTCTTCCTCGATGTGGTCTACAACCACTTCGGCCCGGACGGCAATTACCTGCACAGCTATGCGCCGCAATTCTTCCGTCACGACATGAACACCCTGTGGGGCGCCACCATCGATTTCCGCCGTCCCGAGGTCGCGGATTTCTTCACCCAGAATGCGCTTTACTGGCTGCAGGAATATCGTTTCGACGGTCTGCGTCTGGATGCGGTCCACGCCATCTGCGAACAGGACTGGCTGGTCGCACTGGGGCAGCGCATCCGCGCTGAGATCGGCAGCGAACGGCATGTCCATCTGGTGCTGGAGCATGACGGCAACGCCGCTCATCTGCTGGGCTACACCGCCGCCGTCGAAGCCGAGGCAGAGGTGGCCGAAGTCGGACAGGTGCGCGAGCGTTCCAGCCACGTCTACGATGCGCAATGGAACGATGATGCGCATCACGTCCTGCACGTATTGCTGACCGGTGAGGAGAGCGGTTACTACAGCGCCTACGCCGAGGCGCCGGCCGAGAAGCTGGCGCGCTGCCTGCAGCAGGGCTTCGTCTATCAGGGCGAGGTCTCGCCGTATTCGGGTGAGCCGCGGGGCGAACCCAGCGCCGGTTTGCCACCGACGTCCTTCGTCAACTTCCTGCAGAACCACGACCAGATCGGCAATCGCGCCTTCGGCGAACGTCTCACGGTGCTGGCCCATCCGCTGGCCCAGCATGCGGCGCAGGCGCTGATCCTGCTGGCGCCGCAAGTGCCGATGCTGTTCATGGGCGAGGAATTCTGTGCGGTACAGCCTTTCCTGTATTTCACCAGTCATCGCGATGAGGAACTGGTGAAAGCAGTGCGGGAAGGGCGCCGCCGCGAGTTCGCGCGCTTCCCGCAATTTGCCGATCCCAAGTTGCTGGAACAGATTCCCGACCCCAACAGTTTTGCCACCTTCGTTTCGTCCATTCCTGAGCCCGGACCGGCCCCCGGTTCGGCGGCCTGCCTGCGCCGTGTGGCCGAACTGCTGCACATCCGCAAGCTGCATATTGCGCCTTACCTGCGCGGCGCCCGGGCACTTGACGCCCGCGCCATCGGCCCCAAGGCCGTGCATGCACGCTGGCAGCTGGGCAATGGCAGCGTGCTCAACATCACGCTCAATCTCGATGAGGCACCCCTGCAGGAGGCACTGGACGACCTGGCCCAGCCGGCCGGTGCGGACGTGCTCTTCGACAGCGGTGGCGCACTCGATGCGCTGGCGACCGGGAGCTTCCCCGGCCATGCCATCCTGGCCCTGCGGGAGCCGCAAACGGCCGCCACCGAAACGGGGAGGACCGCATGA